From the genome of Triticum aestivum cultivar Chinese Spring chromosome 3B, IWGSC CS RefSeq v2.1, whole genome shotgun sequence, one region includes:
- the LOC123072775 gene encoding disease resistance protein Pik-2 isoform X1, with protein MEATAISIGKSVLSGALNYAQSTVAEEVALQLGVQRDHSFITDELEMMQSFLMAAHDERDDNRVVRTWVKQVRDVSYTVEDCLLDFAVRLEKQSWWCLSRKGLARRYVAMQMKELRDKVEEVSQRSQRYHLIKGSSSKPTSAVGPPIMSSAMMTAADDARLRRHKAKMDLAELINCKNDDTLRVVALWGTSISELEETSIIKSAYEDPMIHKNFDCCAWITLVYPFNQTNFIQSIVRQIYENSLQETGEEGKTTIGVQVLKLMTTTKEDGLAHVFRRFLIKRAEKDSLVYEFKRYLNDKSYLIVLNDIRTIEEWDCIKTCFPNNKKGSRIIVSTEQVEVASLCIGAEEEALVHKKLFSDQSFYAFYTKKKMLVLKKGEEKKKVLLHQETSEETFFEALKYYCCRWSQFNLVLI; from the exons ATGGAGGCGACGGCCATCAGCATCGGCAAGTCCGTGTTGAGCGGGGCGCTCAACTACGCCCAGTCGACCGTGGCCGAGGAGGTGGCTCTGCAGCTTGGTGTCCAGCGAGACCATTCCTTCATCACGGACGAGCTGGAGATGATGCAGTCATTCCTGATGGCTGCGCACGACGAGAGAGACGACAATAGGGTGGTCAGGACTTGGGTGAAACAAGTCCGTGACGTCTCCTACACCGTCGAGGACTGCCTCCTGGATTTTGCTGTCCGTCTCGAGAAGCAATCCTGGTGGTGTCTCTCTCGCAAGGGGCTGGCCCGCCGTTATGTGGCCATGCAGATGAAGGAGCTCAGAGACAAGGTGGAGGAGGTCAGCCAGAGGAGCCAACGCTACCACCTCATCAAGGGCTCCAGCTCCAAGCCTACCTCTGCTGTTGGGCCGCCTATCATGTCCAGCGCGATGATGACTGCTGCCGATGATGCAAGGCTGCGGCGGCATAAAGCAAAAATGGATCTCGCCGAGTTGATCAATTGCAAGAATGATGACACACTCCGAGTGGTTGCGTTGTGGGGCACAAGTATTAGTGAACTGGAGGAGACATCCATCATCAAGAGTGCTTATGAAGATCCCATGATACACAAGAATTTTGATTGCTGTGCTTGGATCACATTGGTGTACCCTTTCAATCAGACGAATTTCATTCAAAGCATTGTTAGGCAAATCTATGAAAATTCTCTACAAGAgacaggagaagaaggaaaaacaaCTATTGGGGTCCAAGTTTTGAAGCTGATGACAACAACAAAAGAAGATGGTTTGGCTCATGTGTTCAGGAGATTCTTGATTAAGAGGGCGGAGAAAGATAGCTTGGTTTATGAGTTCAAGAGATATTTGAATGATAAGAGTTATCTAATTGTACTCAATGACATACGGACCATTGAAGAGTGGGATTGCATTAAAACATGTTTCCCAAACAACAAGAAAGGAAGCCGAATCATAGTATCAACTGAGCAAGTTGAAGTTGCAAGCTTATGCATAGGAGCAGAGGAAGAAGCTTTAGTGCATAAGAAGTTATTTTCTGATCAATCTTTTTATGCGTTCTACACTAAG AAGAAGATGTTGGTgctgaaaaaaggagaagaaaaaaagaaagtatTATTGCATCAAGAAACGTCCGAAGAAACTTTTTTTGAAGCACTGAAGTATTATTGTTGTCGATGGAGTCAGTTCAATTTGGTTCTTATTTGA
- the LOC123072775 gene encoding disease resistance protein Pik-2 isoform X2, translated as MEATAISIGKSVLSGALNYAQSTVAEEVALQLGVQRDHSFITDELEMMQSFLMAAHDERDDNRVVRTWVKQVRDVSYTVEDCLLDFAVRLEKQSWWCLSRKGLARRYVAMQMKELRDKVEEVSQRSQRYHLIKGSSSKPTSAVGPPIMSSAMMTAADDARLRRHKAKMDLAELINCKNDDTLRVVALWGTSISELEETSIIKSAYEDPMIHKNFDCCAWITLVYPFNQTNFIQSIVRQIYENSLQETGEEGKTTIGVQVLKLMTTTKEDGLAHVFRRFLIKRAEKDSLVYEFKRYLNDKSYLIVLNDIRTIEEWDCIKTCFPNNKKGSRIIVSTEQVEVASLCIGAEEEALVHKKLFSDQSFYAFYTKKMLVLKKGEEKKKVLLHQETSEETFFEALKYYCCRWSQFNLVLI; from the exons ATGGAGGCGACGGCCATCAGCATCGGCAAGTCCGTGTTGAGCGGGGCGCTCAACTACGCCCAGTCGACCGTGGCCGAGGAGGTGGCTCTGCAGCTTGGTGTCCAGCGAGACCATTCCTTCATCACGGACGAGCTGGAGATGATGCAGTCATTCCTGATGGCTGCGCACGACGAGAGAGACGACAATAGGGTGGTCAGGACTTGGGTGAAACAAGTCCGTGACGTCTCCTACACCGTCGAGGACTGCCTCCTGGATTTTGCTGTCCGTCTCGAGAAGCAATCCTGGTGGTGTCTCTCTCGCAAGGGGCTGGCCCGCCGTTATGTGGCCATGCAGATGAAGGAGCTCAGAGACAAGGTGGAGGAGGTCAGCCAGAGGAGCCAACGCTACCACCTCATCAAGGGCTCCAGCTCCAAGCCTACCTCTGCTGTTGGGCCGCCTATCATGTCCAGCGCGATGATGACTGCTGCCGATGATGCAAGGCTGCGGCGGCATAAAGCAAAAATGGATCTCGCCGAGTTGATCAATTGCAAGAATGATGACACACTCCGAGTGGTTGCGTTGTGGGGCACAAGTATTAGTGAACTGGAGGAGACATCCATCATCAAGAGTGCTTATGAAGATCCCATGATACACAAGAATTTTGATTGCTGTGCTTGGATCACATTGGTGTACCCTTTCAATCAGACGAATTTCATTCAAAGCATTGTTAGGCAAATCTATGAAAATTCTCTACAAGAgacaggagaagaaggaaaaacaaCTATTGGGGTCCAAGTTTTGAAGCTGATGACAACAACAAAAGAAGATGGTTTGGCTCATGTGTTCAGGAGATTCTTGATTAAGAGGGCGGAGAAAGATAGCTTGGTTTATGAGTTCAAGAGATATTTGAATGATAAGAGTTATCTAATTGTACTCAATGACATACGGACCATTGAAGAGTGGGATTGCATTAAAACATGTTTCCCAAACAACAAGAAAGGAAGCCGAATCATAGTATCAACTGAGCAAGTTGAAGTTGCAAGCTTATGCATAGGAGCAGAGGAAGAAGCTTTAGTGCATAAGAAGTTATTTTCTGATCAATCTTTTTATGCGTTCTACACTAAG AAGATGTTGGTgctgaaaaaaggagaagaaaaaaagaaagtatTATTGCATCAAGAAACGTCCGAAGAAACTTTTTTTGAAGCACTGAAGTATTATTGTTGTCGATGGAGTCAGTTCAATTTGGTTCTTATTTGA